The genomic window GGAGAAACCAATCTTAAATTCAGTATCACTACGtacttttattacttttgcAAACAACATCTGTGCTTTTCTTTCCTATTACAAAATGCAACAATCTTCTTTGTTAATTATGTATATTATTATCTACAACGCTTACAAAATGCACTGAAACATATGCGCAACCCAAAAAATAGTTCATACAATCCGACATTTTGTAGCAAATATCTTCTGATAAACAATTAACATTAACAAACCAATTTGAAAACAATGGTTTCAATAAATATTCTCAGAGTTAATTCAAGAGAAAAACTAATTCATGTCATAAACTCTGAACCACTTCAATAAATTTAATCAATCTATCAACAGAATTCTGTGCGGATTTGTTGCTGGCTGAGAGTTCACTTTTGGCCTGCATCTGTTCCTAagttcaaataaaaacaaaaggacaaattcttaaaaatttagtCCATCTAACTATGAACTTAAATTTTGTATTACAGACTGTAGTaggtagtggtgactgaccaTTCAACAACTTGAGCAGAAaggtttgtatttttaaacaagTAGTAAGATACTTATCAAAACTATTGCAAGCGTTCCAAAGAAGCAACATATAGCTGATTTTGTCAGTATTGCCCTGAAGACATCTCAACCCTCGATGCAGATCATTAATCTCCAACTAAAAACcaaagatgtttttcttttttcttttttttttttgctatggCTGTTTATTGAGATGAATCAAAACCTAGTTATAGTTGCAGCAAACACTTTAAATCAAATACATCAAGTGGCTAAGATTTCCAACTGAGAGACAAAATTCACACTTAAATAATTTGGAAAGGTGTGTTTTGCTCATGAACACAACAATACCCCTTTCCTTGGTCTTAAGCCATAATTTTTTGTAAGTGGAtgcaaaagacaaaatcaaataattgtCCAAAAGAATTGTCCCCCTctctaccaaaaaaaaaaaaaaaaagtccgcagcaaaacaaaaggaaaaaaatcatttgcaaaGACAgtaacagagaaaaagaaagttcaTTTTTAAAGTCTTTCTATTCCTACTCCcaaaagtttaagaaaattgTTTGTCCCTTGGCTGCACTCCAAAGGCCTTAAAGTAACCTTACCATGATTGCATTACTGAGCTGCTTAGCTTTGGCCTCTAGTTCCACTCTCTCCGCTTTTAACTCTTCACTTCTTTTTAAGAgtttattcttttcttcttcttttgctAAATAAGAGGAAAATGGTGATATACAAATTAATCATATATAAATAAAACTATATGTGAGTAGACTTTACTCCTTCCTGTTTGGCTGATAATTGAAATGGATGTGTGACTTACATTTGAGCAGGGTGTGAATGAAGTTTGGAAAACACAACTGACATTAAAAATCCTGCTAATTACATGAGAAGCTGGCTCCATTACCAGTGGCAACAGGTTTTCACAATCAATAGTCACTATTAAAAATGAGGAAAGGTGGTGGTGACAGCACCATTATTTTACAGTCAATACCCTGTCACCAAACTTTTTCCACAACTCATTTACCTAATAATTGTAGTGTAATAGTTAACTTCGTGGATGAATATTCTTTTTACCTGTTTTGTGAGCTAAGTATGAATGTACCACTGCTAAAGTACCAGGCCAAGGCATGGGTTCATCCTCTTTGACTCTTtcctaaaataaaaacaaaggcactgttaaccctttaactcccaagatctgattgttactTCTCCCCTTTGGCTGCTACAAATATCCTcgtaaattagtcatgagaatttggtgtaagatcaagataacaacttctacctgataagtttgaatattctcatgacctgtttgctggataaagtacagatattatagggagaagtttcatgttgatcacttcagggagttaaagggttaagtctgcAACGAAGTTGGATGTCTGcactcaaaatttttctcagAGGAAGTTTAGTTGATCCCTGAATGTAAAGATGCTGTTTACAGACAATAAGGACTTTTGAATAACTGTAATACCTAATTACTTCTAAAAATGAGGGTATGCATATAGCTGGATCACGAAAAGGCCTTAGTTCAAACCAGCCAAATATAACAATTTTACAGAAATGTGATCCTCACCCGACACTTAGGACAAAGCCACATGCCAGGAGGAACAGAGGTTAGCGGAGGATCTAGACAGCTCATGTGATAAACTAAATTACAAGTGTCACAAAGCAGTAGTTCTCCACTCTCTTTACAGATGGCACATACTTCATCATGATTATCATCCtacagataaaaagaaatgagaatttGTGGGGGCAAGTAAACATTTTTGGCCAAATCAATTGACTCTTTTATTATATGATTGATTGCAGGAAAAAGTGTATATGCTACAAACTTGAGCTATTCATTGTTAAACATATATACCCTTTGATAATGACCAAAAGAGtttaaataatgtttaaatgttcCTCAGATCCAATCTGGGCCAACACCTTTGGAATGTTTCATAACAAACAAGGAAATACACTTCTGATtggaattaattattttcataagCAAACACCAAATATTTCAGTATTGACCTCACATGTAGGATCACTATCATTgagaaaaaatgtacaaaatgACTGCAAGTCTTCAAAATTGGTTACatgcaaatgttgaaacaaaaagtgTTATTGCTGAGTGAATTTATcttccaaacattttttaaaagggaaaactgaaatacaaactTTTGTGACCCTTGAATAGAATTCCATGTAATACAATAACtataaaatgaaaagtttattaCCTCATCAACTGGAGAATCCATTGTAACAAAGCgcttatatttaaattttttgagcTTTCCATTTTCAGCAAAACCATTAGGGACAGGTGAAGTAGGTTTTGGTGAGTTTGGTGCACTGTTGAACTTGGGAGGTCGACCTCTGCCTCTTTTAACTGGTAACATTGTTATCTTCTTAATTCGTTTGGGCTAGGAGAGGAGAAAGAAATCATGCATTGGTATAAAGCAAAAGTATGCACATATATCAAAGTGGGAAACATGAAGATCTGAGATTCCACTCCTAATGAGGACTCCAAAATTCTTAATACAAATAATATCCTTCTAGTATATACATCCTACAACAGCTAacagttgaaaacaaaattaacaatctCATCCCATGTTTTGACACACTCTGTTATCCTTATTACTAACTCCAGATATAGCCACAGATATGACTCCTGGCTCTCATCTGTGTCTTGAtccttgttcattttttttaaaattggagACATGCTCATTGTTAAGATTACACAACTCCAAAAGGGTAGCATAGCATAAGCTGATTATAAGAGTGAGCCACATTACCCCGGTAAGGATTTTAAACCACAACATGAATCAGTGTATTTTGAGGCATTTAGTAGCTTAAAAACAGTGTGTTATTTACAATACAGTTTAAACTGATCATTAGAATCACAATGAATCCATTAACTCACATAACTCACCTCTGGGTCTATATCTAGTGCATTCTGTGGAGATATACAAGTACTCCTTCTTTTCCGTTCTTGTCTCTTGAGCTGAATTTCTGCCAAAATATGACAACAAAACCAAATCATTGTAAAAATAGAGAGCCAAAAGCATGCGTGTATAGCTTTCCACAAAagtagtgattttttttttgcaatcatacaaaacaaatttaaatttattgacATAGAGACATCAATATTGCAATCCTAGCACCTTTGACTGCCAGTTTTATCTCTTGTCAGAGGCAGATTAACTGAAATCTACATCACAAATTCCTTGTGCCATTAGTATTATGATGTTGAAACATCTTTGAATTATAATGACTGAAGCAACAGCTTGTTATCACGCAAGCCTAACTCAAAACAGGAAAGAGGATAATGTTTCCAAATATAAAACATTCACTTTCTCCCTCTCTCTACAAAATACAGTGGCAAGGTTGTGTTATGAAACATAATAAGCTTCTATGATCACTCAGTGTTAACTGCCAACATCTTAGGATGGAACATGAATTcctattttcacaaaaatgcaGTCGTTTCAACACAAAAGTAAAGCAATATTTAGTCTAATGATGACTACACTGCATTTTTGTGAATTAATGCATAGAGAAAGGTGAAAAAGCCAATGGAATGTTAttgaaaataggaaaaaactgGCCAACCTTAATTTATCCGTAGAAATACAAAAGGAAAGGCAAACTACACCAATAATTTTCCACTAAAACTTTATCTGTCTTCAAACAAACTATTAGCTGTATTCATAACGCTTCACTTCCCATGAGCTATTTGAAGGATCCAAGCACCAATAGCCAAATACCTCTCAAAAGTGTTGAGACCACAAGGAATTTTGAGCCCTTAATTGGACACTAATACTGACAAATTACTATTTATATTCCATGGAAAAATATTGCCAATATTGCCTCTTGCAATGTACTGTATTGTAGATTTTGTTGATAATTGCATAAATAAGTTGAGCCATTATGTCCTTAACTCTTGCAAGCTGGATATTGcgcaaattatttcaaatttgaaaacttagTTTTTCCTCCTAGAGAATAAAGAAATCTTCTGTTCATgagttgaaaataaattggcCAACTGCATACCATTTTTACatggaaaaagaagagaaagtggcAACTAGCTAAGTACCACTAACAAAAGAAGAACTATAACAGTTTAACTAGAACTAAAAATACACAGAAGTATATGATATATTTTAAAAGCTTCTCATCTAATCCAGGGGGGTAAACACCTTCAAAATTCCCATTCACAGCTCTTACCAATCAACGTCTGTGGTGTAATAAGTCCAAGAGCAGCCATGAACTCCATTTTctacatcaaaaagaaaaaaaatggagtgATGTTGAAAGACAGTGCAGAATCATGTAAAAAATATGAATGATCAACAATTTGAAATCATATCTGATTTCCACCATGGGATAATATTATGAATATCTCCATgcaagataattaaaaaaacagcgTTTTGAGCATATTTGGGATTAAATatgttaaattatttatcaaaagAATCTCTTTGACCTAATATGATATCAAACACTTTTAACTCTTCAACCCCTAcgagtgataagcatctaatttcttccgacagtatcatccctaaatcaaaaaattatgtcacaagaatagaggaaattatCACAAACTCAAGATGCTtctgattgttacacaaattctccttggaaGAACCATGGGAAATCTATAcgaaacagtatggagaatatgcatacagtTTGTGGGGTGTAAAGAGTCGACATGAATAGGACTCAGGTCAACATTAAGTTGAGAAAATGCTTCCAAATTAAGATGAAAACTGGAGAATTAATATTGAATAATGGTAGAGCTCCTATGATAAAAATCTTGTACCTTGGGTTCAATAGTCTTTATTGCTTGTTTTCCAGTATCCTGAATTGGTAAAGAATTGCTTTGAGGAGTGGGGCGTGGCAGTATTGGCTGAAGATGATGAGTAGGGAATGGTCTTCCACCATGTCTGAATGAACTCTGAGGAGCTCTGTTATTCTGTTGATAAGGTGTGGTAATGTTGACTGAACCTTTCATGGAAGACTGAGGATGAACGGGAGAAAACATTGGGCTCATCTGCACACCGGCAATAGTCTATAAAattcatgaaataaattgaGTAAGCAACAATAATAAATTGAATAAAAGGGAACTGACCAAGATCTAGTGTGAAATTGATAACTAATGATGACAATTAAGACATTGTGAACCTGGAGCTTGACCTCACTGAGAAGAGAGGGTCCTCTGTGCCTTAAAAATATAACAGCCTGCCATTCTAAACTataaaggggggtaagtttctagagaaactgtcatgctgcatcagtgggatagtttcaaagctgacatttcaaggattagccctttgtcagagcaaacgGAAGAATTATAGGTTTTGTGTGTGTTCATGTGAAGAAAATGGAACTacactattggtgggaatatggtgatgagaaaacaagaataaattagtttgATGAAAAGTGCTCATTGATACCATGGGAATtgagagtgccgatttgaaataaatttatctttcaatcCCTCCATTCCCTCTGATAAAGGGCTGTtcctcaaaatgtcagctttgaaactctttacagtggccaatttaaattcactcagttgataacactgcAATTCTAAACTACCCAGTTGTACCATATTTTATTGAAACCAGAacaatatatcttttttttaataaagatgtAAATATCATCACCTGAGGGGTGACGAGAACCACAGGTGGTGGCTTTGGCTTTATTCTTGGGAGCTGGATCGGCAGTGGCTTCTGCTGAGAGGCGACCTTAAAGGGCTTAACATCCTGTGGTTCTGTTTTGATTGACATCTCCATTTTAATGGAAGGCTCTATTTTGACCAGAGGTTTACTCGATGCAAATACTGCTTCCTTGTTGTCCGGTGAGGTGATGTTGTTTGAATGGTTATCACTTAGTGGTGATTTTACATTGTTTTCctacaattaagaaaaaagtatttaGTTATCTGTAGGAAATAAGAAAAAGCCTTGCAAATGACTTAAAGAATTTATTGTGAGAACTGTGAACCATGCATGGAATTCCATGAAGTTGAAAGTTATCGATCAGAGCTCAGAGTTCATCAAATAAACCCAgccaaaacaaaaggaaaagtgCTCAAAGATGCTGGTATACATGGGTCTTCAAAAGGAAGGTGTGAAAGCAAGACAGCAAAAGACAACAACAAGATATAGAAGTTCtttatgaagaaaaactgtgaaaattaTCTAGTAACATTGGCTTCAACTCACCTCTCCCCTAAATTCTGCTTTGTTCATTAATTCTTGCCTCAACTGCTTCACAACATGACTCTGCAAAACAGTTATTAATAGTATAATGAAAATGCATCAGAACAATATCAACTAGCTAgtttcaaacaagaaaaaaaatgtcagaacCTTGAAAGTGaaccctttattttttatttccttccttccccttattcttcttttctttttgcaagaCAACACAAATTCCCCAAATTAATTCTTGTTCAAAGTATTGTTGTTATCATATaagatcaaaatatttttggaagctagaaagggaaagtctaaataagTTTGTTATCTTTGAAACTATAACAGAGGTAGAGAAGAGTCAAAAGTGACAGAGGGTCCAAAAtggaacaaaacaaatttttaacagatgcAAAAAACGTCTCACAAATTGACACTCCACAGATACGAAAGCATCAAAATGTATGATCTCACTTCCGGTTCATCAGAGCATTGATCAACAAAGATCATGAACGCCGTAAAATCGTAGCGAATCGAAAACATGAAACGCTATTAGTTAAATCTTGTAATTCGAGCGTTTTGCGACAACTGTagtaaaaagagagaaaacaacaacattactTGACTTCAcgacaaaacatttttccttggCTGTGTCCACACCTGTAGCAAGTCCCACGGGACTTTGTCGCTTTTTGATTGGCTCCTATGAGCATGAATGCcctgcattttaatttttcaccacCCTCTATGTCTCAGAGCAAAATCTCCTTCCTACATTTGCATGTGATTTTTTAATGGCTCTCCTTGCCACTTTTTTGGCCCTAAATAAACTCTCCTCTACGCCATAAACCTACCTGTTGTTCGCTTAAACTTGTAATATGGGCTTGAAGACTCTGTAACTTTTTCTGAAGGTCGGGATTCTGTAAAACAGAGATATCcgtgtttgaaaatatttctcaaaaactGCGTCGACGGAAAACAATTGAAACCCAACACACTGAAACATTCTGATCAAAAGaagcgaaaatatattttacctGTGGATCTGTCTTTATTTGATGAATAAGAATCTACAAAAATTGAGAGAAAACATCAGTGAAATCACAGCCAAGAACGAAACTCGAACCGACCGCCGCAATTTATGCATTTACTAGAAGTTCAAGTGAACTAATGGGGAGGTATACACAGCAAAATTGATTAAATATGTACCGTGTCGCTCGTTCGAGTTCGAAGAAATTCGCGGATTCGTTTCGCCGACAGAATACCCATTCTAGACCAAGAATGCTGTAATACGAACTACCATAATATTCTCTGTTCGAACCTACGGCCTATAACAGCCTGACGTAAATGAGCATTCGGGTAGTTAGAAAATCGCAAAAACCTTTTGCCTACCTAATCTGCATGCAAAACACTTGTGGACATAGTTTGTCAATCGCACTTCCGAATGGAAAATAGCCTACCTGGTGTTGCTGAAGTTGGCTTTTCAACTGCGACTGCAATTTCTCCAACTCCATCAAGCAGCGAGGGCCGTTGTTTGCGGGGATTTCTCGTTATCTATGAAAGGTTGAACGGTTAAGGGGTACCGTCCACGGGTCTCTGAAGGGAACTGAAATGACCAAATACGTACAGAAGCGAGAGAGCGCACTTGCAAGATCCCGGATGAAGGGTGCTTCTTACTACGGCTGGAACGCGCATGTGTAGTGCACACCAAAATGGCGAAGAGAGGCGCGGACAAGGAGCTCACTCAAGATAACTGGGATCaggaagaagacgaagaagaagtaTTTAGtctattttacatttttatgtttttttaacattccTCATAGCTATGTTTCTGTTAGGTTTGTTTTAGTGGCCCGAGGGCCGGTTACAAATGTACATTTGTTGCCGGCGTGGCGCGCAATTTCCTTAACCACTAAAGAACGTCAAATTACCAAAGTTCGCTCATGTTACTTAAACGTTGTTATTTGACAGGTTGGTCATTTCAAAGTTGCAACTTCTGAGGATCTAAGCAAGAGGAAgtgagtaaagaaaataaagttaaaataagACTTGTGTTGTGCAGTAACTGCccattttgttgttgaaaatctGTTTTACTGAAGATTTTTGAGTTACCGGTAATGCACTTAGTAGACTAGGTAAAATTTcctattttgttaattttgtatttaacaGAGCTTTTATCTTTTCAGTAAAGAAAACAGTTCAGGACTAACCTACAGTTTCCCTCTTCAATACACACTGTAGCAGTATCATTAGATAGTGTTATACCACTTATCATCTTGCCTCTTATctttaatcctttgacccctatgagtgactagcatctaatttctccttgcaataacaCCCCTGAAgcatacattaaggtcatgagaatttaggaaatgatcaccaactcaagaagctcttgattcttcaacaaattctccttgtcagcaccataggaaatttaTGGAGAGCAGTATgggaatatgcacactgatcttggggtataaagggttaaagtcaTGAAACAGGCtagtgaaaaatatttatactcAAGCTTGCTGTCTGTCAAAAACTTTTAATTATGCATCAgtccttattgttgttttgtCATCAGAATAATCAAGGCTAAACGACGTGTGAACACTGCGGATAATCAGGTACTTTGTATTTTAGGAGTAGACCTGTCAGAGTGCTCTCTGGCAAActctttgatgtttttatgtttgtatgtttttgtttttttgtgtgcaaTATTTAGACAagctggcccagttcagctcAAAGCTGTTTAAATGGGGGCCAGTAGAAACAATAACAAAGTCAGACCAAAACACCAGGAGCTACGTTCCCTAATCTTTGTGAGAAGTGTGtgtgtttttcaatttctcctaGTGGATAATCTGTACTTGGACTGTAAGTGGTCCACATAGATAAATTACAGTCAGTCCAACATAACTTATTATACCTCAACAGCAGGGTTATTAAAAAGATTTTGAGTAACAGAAATGTCATGCTGTCATGCTTCCATACTGAAAACTGAGCGGCAAGCTTTAGTGATAGCTGGCATGTTTTTCAGATTTGATCATGAAATGTACCATTTGCCAGCTTATTTTGTCAACCCTTTCTACAATGTTGTTGTTAGATTGATAGTTAGACATAATCTGCTGGAAATTAAGCTGGTACCTTATCCAGTTTaacaaatttgtttgctgaACATGTTGTTAGAGTGATCAGCATCAAATTCCTGCTCACAATATCAGAGCAATTAAggatcatgagaattaaggaactggtcaccaaaaaaaatttgctaaccttaaaacaattttcacagtAACTGCCGTAAGAAAATGCATGGAAACCACAGAGCAAGAATTTATATCTTGACTATGGGGCTAAAGGGGTAAAATTAATTGTTCTTGTTTCAGCAGGGTAAAGGGGTTTTCCAAGGATTCTCTGGTTTTGGCAGTTTAAATAACAATGCGACAGATTTTGGAACTAGCACACCTGCCACCAAACCACTAACAGGTTTCTTTAGTCTGGCCTCAAGTTCAAAAAATATGTTCAGTGGTTTGAACAAGCCAACAACAGAAGCATCATCCAGCAATCAAAATGGCTGCAAATCTAACTCATCTGAGGAGTCAAAGACAACCAAAGCTCAGGGAAGTTCCTATGAGGATAATCTGAAGGCCCTCAATGAAAGCATTGTTGCCTGGATCCAAAAGCACCTTAACACAAATCCATTTGTTGATTTATCTCCAATTTTCGATGATTATAAGCAACACATGAAGAACATTGactcaaagttttcaaattcaACAACAGCCGCAGCAAATTCATCATTAACAAAGTCAGTGACATTCAGCGCATCTTCGCAACCTGCAGAGAGCTCATTTTCACCATTCAGTGGTCCTCCTCCTCAAGCATCACAAGAAACACaaggaaacaaatcaaataCTTTAAATACAGGtgagaataatttattttgcatAATCTGTTTACAATGGATTTGCTCCTTAGGGGGTCACTGGGTATCAAGAACTGCTTATCTTACAAGTCACTATCCCATCTTTTGTGCAAAACAACTCAACACGAGTCCTTTAACTTTCTGCAGTGATATCTGgttttggaatttaaaaaaaaaaagatatacaCTGGTTATTGGTTCTACCCCCACCAAAGTGAAAATGGTATAGCATTACAAAGATTACAAGAGAATGATATGATTTATCAAGCATAGAGATTTACCATAATCTATTTCACTCTGAAGCCAACAGTGATCCTTTATCTTGCCCATCATTGACACAGATTGTATTTCAACAGAGTGTTAGTGCAGTAGTATAAATCAACAGTCTATAAACAAGATGAAGTCTTTGCTGCAATTGATTTAAAAGAAATCCAGTCAAATTTAACTCCTCTGCTCCCTGTGCCTTTGCCAGCGGGTTTGCATGAATATATCCTTTACCTTTTGGAGTGAATAGGGCTTCAATTTGCAAGTACTGTGGTTGGCTGAGTGCTGTCATACTCTTTTGATGAAGCTAGTTTCATTATACAACTAATTTTAGAGATTTTCTGTTGTTTAATTGTAGAAGCTCCAAGCTCAGAGATGAGTGCTGCAGAGAGTCAGCCTGGAACATCAGGGGAAGAGAATGCAGAGGAAGAAGTTCCTAAACCAAAAAGGTGATCAAGTCATGAATAGTAGAATATCTCAGAGTGGAGTAaactcctcttttttttttgttatggaaAGGTTCTTCTttttaagagatattttttttttgtctgtttggtTACAGACTGTTGTCTCCTATGATACTGTGAAACCCTAGTGGGACTCCAAGGGAGTCATAAAGTGTGTGAATCAATATAGATTTGTATAAACTGTGGTGTTTAACAAGGAATTACAGCCCTTAGAATAGCCATAACTGGACATTTGTAAATTGACAATAGTTTTTACATGTGTTGGATATTGCCAATAAGCTGCCGTCGTGTCACTGGCCTCTCATGACACTCTCTCaggttgatgaaaaaaatgcattcatCATTCTCATTCAACTGatgaaataaacttttcttGTAAGTGAAGGCCAGTGGTGTTTAGATAATCGTGTTTTAATCTATAATTATCTCACTCATTCCCTGCACTCATGCATGAGTTTTCTAGTTGAacattcaaagagaaattccatgtcACACGTTTTATTCTCTATCATACCATATCTCTGTTTCATCTTTGTTTAAATGGTGGAGATTGTTgcttttttgttaaatgttgtttttgtaaaattgGACTTGACGATATAGACATTATCCCTGACTAATAATGTGTTATTTTTGCTCACATTTTATTCCAGTGTTGTGGTAGCTGAAGAAGGAGCTTTCCATTCCATCAGGTGCAAGCTATTTTTTAAGCGTGAATCATCTTGGGTTGAACTGGGAATTGGGATGCTGAACTTGAAgaaacttgaaggaaaaac from Pocillopora verrucosa isolate sample1 chromosome 8, ASM3666991v2, whole genome shotgun sequence includes these protein-coding regions:
- the LOC131791249 gene encoding nuclear pore complex protein Nup50-like isoform X1; its protein translation is MAKRGADKELTQDNWDQEEDEEEVGHFKVATSEDLSKRKIIKAKRRVNTADNQQGKGVFQGFSGFGSLNNNATDFGTSTPATKPLTGFFSLASSSKNMFSGLNKPTTEASSSNQNGCKSNSSEESKTTKAQGSSYEDNLKALNESIVAWIQKHLNTNPFVDLSPIFDDYKQHMKNIDSKFSNSTTAAANSSLTKSVTFSASSQPAESSFSPFSGPPPQASQETQGNKSNTLNTEAPSSEMSAAESQPGTSGEENAEEEVPKPKSVVVAEEGAFHSIRCKLFFKRESSWVELGIGMLNLKKLEGKTQLLVRNDTALGKIVLNVYLAENTPISRSGKNNVMLISVPNPPLFSKDAEGDNSKPATYLIRVKTSEDADELFKKMETNKT
- the LOC131791253 gene encoding PHD finger protein 21A produces the protein MELEKLQSQLKSQLQQHQILIHQIKTDPQNPDLQKKLQSLQAHITSLSEQQSHVVKQLRQELMNKAEFRGEENNVKSPLSDNHSNNITSPDNKEAVFASSKPLVKIEPSIKMEMSIKTEPQDVKPFKVASQQKPLPIQLPRIKPKPPPVVLVTPQTIAGVQMSPMFSPVHPQSSMKGSVNITTPYQQNNRAPQSSFRHGGRPFPTHHLQPILPRPTPQSNSLPIQDTGKQAIKTIEPKKMEFMAALGLITPQTLIEIQLKRQERKRRSTCISPQNALDIDPEPKRIKKITMLPVKRGRGRPPKFNSAPNSPKPTSPVPNGFAENGKLKKFKYKRFVTMDSPVDEDDNHDEVCAICKESGELLLCDTCNLVYHMSCLDPPLTSVPPGMWLCPKCRERVKEDEPMPWPGTLAVVHSYLAHKTAKEEEKNKLLKRSEELKAERVELEAKAKQLSNAIMEQMQAKSELSASNKSAQNSVDRLIKFIEVVQSL
- the LOC131791249 gene encoding nuclear pore complex protein Nup50-like isoform X2, which translates into the protein MAKRGADKELTQDNWDQEEDEEEVGHFKVATSEDLSKRKIIKAKRRVNTADNQGKGVFQGFSGFGSLNNNATDFGTSTPATKPLTGFFSLASSSKNMFSGLNKPTTEASSSNQNGCKSNSSEESKTTKAQGSSYEDNLKALNESIVAWIQKHLNTNPFVDLSPIFDDYKQHMKNIDSKFSNSTTAAANSSLTKSVTFSASSQPAESSFSPFSGPPPQASQETQGNKSNTLNTEAPSSEMSAAESQPGTSGEENAEEEVPKPKSVVVAEEGAFHSIRCKLFFKRESSWVELGIGMLNLKKLEGKTQLLVRNDTALGKIVLNVYLAENTPISRSGKNNVMLISVPNPPLFSKDAEGDNSKPATYLIRVKTSEDADELFKKMETNKT